One Chloroflexota bacterium DNA segment encodes these proteins:
- the uvrC gene encoding excinuclease ABC subunit UvrC, with translation MATFFPRNTRFTEFLSIRMNPPRGFMAELSRNPFGIAVGLTQAVTACYNSAMSRQNSDSLQAKLDSLPTETGVYLMKNDRGQVLYVGKAKNLRSRVRSYFQGSAQHTSKTVRLVCEIGDIDWILVPTEVDALILENTLIKRHMPRFNVMLKDDKTYPYVKIHWQDVFPKVSVTRKVLRDGARYYGPFTSGFAVRQTLDNLRRVFPYLTCSREITGQDQRACLYHDIKFCAAPCIGKVDRDEYRGIMQGLADFLEGKSDEAIAALEERMRSAAGALQFERAAIYRDQVELARRIVSRQQMVSTSLVDQDVVAFANDDGGTETAFQVFFVRRGKLIGRETFFLPQTSDEEPSELLASFLTQFYDDASNVPPEILLPLKPAGSDVIALWLKEKRSDTRRRKSAFRLRVPRKKDARELVKLAENNAFEALRSARAIRQADKSKQVQALQELQVALGLEVPPGRIECYDISTLQGTNTAGSMVVFAEGTPRKSDYRRFKVRGRGALGEPDDYAAMKEVLRRRFRRVVEPDVQEPGAKVRSSSAVWTILPDLVIVDGGKGQLGIAIEVLKEFDLLDQVPVVGLAKQREELFQPGKSRPILLPRDSEGLYLVQRIRDEAHRFAVTYHRNLRRKASVSSVLEKIAGVGPKRRQALLRQFSSVDRIREADVEELAAVPGMTLAAARALKEQL, from the coding sequence TTGGCGACATTCTTCCCAAGAAACACGCGCTTCACCGAGTTTCTTTCCATAAGAATGAACCCGCCGCGTGGATTCATGGCGGAGCTTTCGAGAAACCCCTTTGGAATTGCTGTCGGATTGACCCAGGCAGTGACGGCATGCTACAATAGCGCCATGTCCCGCCAAAACTCCGATTCCCTTCAGGCCAAACTGGATAGCCTGCCCACCGAGACCGGTGTTTACCTGATGAAGAATGACAGGGGCCAGGTACTGTACGTCGGCAAAGCCAAAAACCTGCGTTCGCGGGTCCGCTCCTACTTTCAGGGCTCAGCCCAACACACCAGCAAGACCGTACGCCTTGTCTGCGAAATCGGGGACATCGACTGGATCCTCGTGCCAACCGAGGTCGATGCGCTCATTCTTGAGAACACCCTGATCAAGCGTCACATGCCGCGCTTCAACGTGATGCTCAAGGATGACAAGACCTATCCTTATGTCAAAATCCACTGGCAGGATGTCTTTCCCAAGGTCTCGGTAACGCGCAAGGTCCTGCGGGATGGTGCAAGATACTACGGTCCGTTCACATCAGGTTTCGCGGTGCGCCAGACCCTGGACAACCTGCGCCGCGTCTTTCCCTACCTGACCTGCAGCCGCGAGATTACCGGCCAGGACCAGCGAGCCTGTCTCTACCATGACATCAAATTCTGTGCGGCGCCCTGCATCGGCAAGGTCGACAGGGATGAATACCGGGGGATCATGCAGGGACTGGCCGATTTCCTGGAAGGCAAAAGCGACGAAGCCATTGCCGCGCTGGAAGAACGCATGCGCTCGGCAGCCGGCGCTCTGCAGTTCGAGCGCGCGGCCATCTACCGGGACCAGGTCGAACTGGCCCGCAGAATCGTATCGCGCCAGCAGATGGTTTCTACCTCGCTGGTGGACCAGGATGTGGTCGCCTTTGCCAACGACGATGGCGGCACGGAAACGGCCTTCCAGGTGTTTTTCGTGCGGCGCGGCAAGCTGATCGGCCGGGAAACCTTTTTTCTGCCCCAGACATCCGACGAGGAGCCATCGGAGCTTCTGGCATCTTTCCTGACCCAATTCTACGACGACGCAAGCAATGTGCCTCCCGAGATTTTGCTGCCCCTTAAGCCCGCGGGCAGCGATGTCATTGCCCTCTGGCTGAAGGAAAAACGAAGCGACACCCGTCGCAGAAAATCAGCCTTCCGGCTGCGGGTACCTCGAAAAAAGGATGCCAGGGAACTGGTCAAACTGGCGGAGAACAATGCCTTCGAAGCCCTCCGTTCCGCCAGGGCAATCCGCCAGGCCGACAAGAGCAAACAGGTGCAGGCCTTGCAGGAGCTACAGGTCGCCCTGGGCCTTGAGGTGCCGCCCGGCCGAATCGAGTGTTATGACATATCGACCCTGCAGGGTACGAACACGGCCGGCAGCATGGTGGTTTTCGCCGAGGGCACGCCCCGCAAATCTGACTACCGGCGTTTCAAGGTCCGCGGCCGAGGCGCGCTTGGAGAACCCGACGATTATGCCGCCATGAAAGAGGTGCTTCGACGGCGCTTCCGCCGCGTCGTGGAGCCTGATGTTCAGGAACCGGGCGCGAAGGTTCGCAGCAGTAGCGCCGTCTGGACCATTCTGCCCGATCTGGTAATCGTGGATGGCGGGAAAGGTCAACTTGGTATCGCCATCGAGGTACTGAAGGAGTTCGATCTGTTGGACCAGGTGCCTGTGGTTGGGCTGGCAAAACAGCGGGAGGAACTATTTCAGCCGGGGAAATCCCGGCCGATCCTGTTGCCCCGGGATTCAGAAGGCCTGTACCTGGTACAACGCATTCGAGACGAGGCTCACCGCTTCGCCGTCACCTATCATCGAAACCTGCGTCGCAAAGCCAGCGTCTCTTCCGTCCTTGAGAAGATCGCTGGCGTGGGCCCCAAGCGACGTCAGGCCTTGCTCAGGCAATTTAGCTCCGTCGATCGCATCCGTGAGGCCGACGTGGAGGAACTGGCCGCGGTTCCGGGCATGACCCTGGCAGCGGCGCGTGCCCTCAAGGAACAGCTGTGA
- a CDS encoding RNA 3'-terminal phosphate cyclase yields the protein MNLLTIDGSYGEGGGQILRSALSLAAILGKGVHIVNIRAGRNKPGLRPQHVQAVKAAAALCSATTTGARQHSRELIFEPQSAPRAANYRFEIATAGSATLVLQTMLVPLGLADGPSRVRVSGGTHVAWSPPFQYLEQVYLPAIAPLGFQAKLELPKWGLFPRGGGEIRGLVQPVAETTDSGMDRHVDQPSGGDLPQPGWTLSRGELAELRLLSAASNVGNQVTARQAKQAYNRLADAGFKAQTRLVNPRSTGPGTCLFLLATYSGGGRAGFTGYGRLGYPAERVADDAVDAFLAFHRTGSTVDPYLADQLILPLAMGEHSLSFTTSEITSHLLTNAWVVSRFLGDRFEIEGNQGHPGRVKVVGRSNRAAHH from the coding sequence GTGAATCTGCTGACCATCGACGGCAGCTATGGTGAAGGAGGCGGACAGATTTTACGTAGCGCCCTCAGCCTTGCAGCCATTCTTGGCAAGGGGGTGCACATCGTCAACATCCGAGCGGGACGAAACAAGCCCGGCCTGCGCCCCCAGCATGTCCAGGCGGTAAAGGCAGCAGCGGCACTTTGCAGTGCGACGACCACCGGTGCCCGGCAGCACAGCCGGGAACTGATCTTTGAGCCGCAATCAGCGCCACGAGCCGCTAACTATCGCTTTGAAATAGCGACCGCCGGATCGGCGACGCTGGTACTGCAGACCATGCTCGTGCCCCTGGGCCTGGCCGATGGCCCTTCCCGGGTTCGTGTGTCGGGCGGCACTCACGTCGCGTGGAGCCCTCCCTTCCAGTATCTGGAGCAGGTATATCTGCCAGCGATTGCGCCCCTTGGTTTTCAGGCGAAACTTGAACTGCCAAAGTGGGGCTTGTTTCCCAGGGGTGGCGGAGAGATTAGGGGCCTCGTCCAGCCCGTTGCTGAGACAACGGATTCCGGCATGGACAGGCACGTTGACCAACCTTCAGGCGGCGACCTGCCCCAGCCCGGGTGGACACTGTCGCGAGGAGAGTTGGCGGAGCTGCGACTGCTATCGGCAGCCTCCAATGTTGGCAACCAAGTGACCGCCAGGCAGGCCAAGCAGGCCTACAATCGCCTGGCTGATGCCGGATTCAAGGCCCAGACCAGGCTGGTCAACCCGCGGTCCACAGGACCAGGTACCTGCCTGTTCCTGTTGGCCACGTATAGCGGCGGCGGACGGGCTGGTTTTACCGGCTACGGCAGGCTCGGTTATCCAGCCGAGCGGGTGGCCGATGATGCCGTCGACGCCTTTTTAGCATTTCATCGGACCGGATCCACCGTGGATCCATACCTGGCGGATCAGTTGATCCTTCCGCTGGCCATGGGCGAACACAGCTTGAGTTTCACGACCAGCGAGATTACCAGTCACCTCCTGACCAACGCATGGGTCGTTTCCAGGTTTCTGGGCGATCGTTTCGAGATCGAAGGCAACCAGGGCCATCCCGGCCGTGTCAAGGTTGTCGGCCGGTCAAACCGGGCGGCTCACCACTGA
- a CDS encoding ribonuclease Z: MFEIIFLGTSASAPTIQRGLSSAVILHREYRFMIDCGEGTQRQLLRSGLGFKRLDRILLTHGHLDHILGLGGLVSTFGRWEMIPKMDIYGGRWALQRVGDLLRVVFGAVDNLPMNVRLNPVEPGTLFEDSKFRLSAFPVSHRGPGCFGYIFQEKERRPFLADKAAALGVPPGPVRRDLVQGKPITLSDGRVIEPQDVLGPTTAGTKLVYVGDVGRTDNLLDVVEGANALVIEATYLEEEAQMARKFGHLTAARAATLAREAQVDSLILNHLSRRYSARHVLAEAKPIFDNVTVANDFDRFRIVRGEPATLVLSGRSRQRRKDKDS, translated from the coding sequence ATGTTCGAAATCATTTTTTTGGGAACCTCTGCCTCGGCGCCGACGATTCAACGGGGCCTTTCCTCGGCCGTGATACTGCATCGCGAGTATCGTTTCATGATCGACTGCGGCGAGGGCACCCAACGCCAACTGCTCCGTTCCGGCCTGGGCTTCAAACGACTGGATCGCATCCTGCTCACCCACGGCCATCTGGACCATATCCTTGGCTTGGGTGGATTGGTATCAACCTTCGGACGCTGGGAGATGATCCCGAAAATGGACATCTACGGCGGCCGCTGGGCGCTTCAGAGAGTCGGCGACCTGCTGCGGGTCGTTTTTGGCGCCGTCGATAATTTGCCCATGAACGTCCGGCTTAATCCGGTGGAGCCTGGTACCCTCTTTGAAGACAGCAAATTCAGACTGAGCGCTTTCCCGGTTTCCCATCGAGGACCCGGGTGCTTTGGCTACATCTTCCAGGAAAAAGAACGCCGGCCTTTCCTGGCAGACAAAGCAGCAGCCCTGGGTGTGCCGCCGGGCCCGGTGCGCCGCGATCTGGTCCAGGGCAAGCCAATCACCCTTTCCGATGGCCGGGTCATCGAACCACAAGATGTTCTGGGACCAACCACCGCGGGCACCAAGTTGGTCTATGTGGGAGATGTCGGGCGTACTGATAACCTGTTGGATGTGGTTGAAGGGGCAAACGCGCTGGTCATCGAGGCCACCTACCTCGAGGAAGAGGCCCAGATGGCACGGAAATTTGGGCACCTGACGGCGGCGCGCGCCGCCACTCTGGCCAGGGAAGCGCAAGTTGACAGCTTGATTCTCAATCATCTCTCCCGCCGATACTCAGCGCGCCATGTCCTGGCCGAGGCCAAACCGATCTTCGACAATGTGACCGTCGCCAACGACTTCGATCGATTCCGAATTGTCAGAGGGGAACCTGCTACGTTGGTGCTCTCCGGGCGGTCTCGCCAGCGACGGAAAGATAAAGACAGCTAG